The following proteins come from a genomic window of Deltaproteobacteria bacterium:
- a CDS encoding acyl-CoA dehydrogenase, giving the protein MNFGFTEDQEALRDATRKFLDNECPTTFVRKMMADDTAHATELWKKIAQLGWLGIIVPEDFGGSGGSFLDLVVILEEAGKSLLPGPFFTTALLGTTTLLAGGSASQKETLLPKIVEGNHIVTLALAEKSGRYDAAGVALTAKAKGNDFVLSGEKMFVPDAHVADQIIVAARTGGNGEDGITLFLVDAKSPGVTTTQLKTVDMTRRQCHVTLQDVGVSRANVLGEVGKSWPVLRRVLDQAMAGLCAEMIGTGQQALDMAVSYAKERVQFGKPIGSFQAVKHKCVDMMVLVENARSLTYYAAWTVDENVAEAKQAVPMAKAYCSDMGKTVTSEAIQVHGGIGFTWEHDMHLFYRRALAGEAAFGSAPVHREVVAQTLNL; this is encoded by the coding sequence ATGAATTTCGGTTTCACAGAAGATCAAGAAGCACTGCGCGACGCAACGCGCAAATTTCTCGATAACGAATGTCCGACGACGTTTGTGCGCAAAATGATGGCTGATGATACCGCGCATGCGACTGAGCTATGGAAAAAAATTGCTCAGCTTGGTTGGCTGGGGATCATTGTGCCAGAGGACTTTGGCGGCAGTGGTGGAAGCTTTCTTGATCTCGTCGTGATTCTTGAAGAAGCAGGGAAGTCGCTTCTTCCGGGGCCGTTCTTTACGACTGCACTGTTGGGGACAACAACGCTCTTAGCGGGCGGCTCAGCCAGCCAGAAAGAAACTCTTCTGCCGAAGATTGTTGAAGGCAATCATATTGTGACATTAGCGTTAGCCGAAAAGAGTGGACGTTATGATGCGGCTGGCGTCGCCCTTACGGCCAAAGCGAAAGGCAATGACTTCGTCCTCTCAGGTGAGAAGATGTTTGTTCCTGACGCCCATGTCGCTGATCAGATTATTGTTGCCGCACGCACTGGTGGCAATGGCGAGGATGGTATCACCTTGTTTCTTGTTGACGCGAAGTCTCCCGGCGTAACAACGACACAGCTGAAAACCGTCGATATGACCCGCCGTCAGTGTCATGTGACGTTACAAGATGTTGGGGTATCGCGGGCCAACGTGCTTGGTGAAGTAGGGAAGAGCTGGCCAGTGTTGCGTCGCGTGCTCGACCAAGCGATGGCTGGGCTGTGTGCTGAGATGATCGGTACCGGGCAACAGGCCCTTGATATGGCCGTGAGCTACGCCAAAGAACGAGTACAGTTCGGCAAACCGATTGGTAGTTTCCAGGCGGTCAAGCATAAGTGCGTTGATATGATGGTGCTCGTGGAGAATGCACGGTCTCTGACCTACTATGCGGCGTGGACGGTCGATGAGAACGTAGCCGAAGCCAAACAAGCCGTGCCAATGGCAAAGGCGTATTGCAGCGACATGGGCAAAACCGTGACCAGTGAAGCAATTCAAGTACATGGTGGTATCGGCTTTACTTGGGAGCACGATATGCATCTATTCTATCGTCGTGCTCTGGCTGGTGAAGCGGCATTCGGTAGTGCGCCAGTGCATCGTGAAGTGGTGGCGCAGACGCTAAATCTATAG